The following proteins are co-located in the Camelina sativa cultivar DH55 chromosome 12, Cs, whole genome shotgun sequence genome:
- the LOC104733949 gene encoding putative F-box protein At2g19630 translates to MRLRQKHVSQEENGHTLPFDLFDEIFSRLSAKTIARCRCVSKLWSSILHRPDFTDRFLKISSARPQLLFTFKLNGKWLFFSSPQPQNLDENSSLLATNHHMCFRTRPGSCGINVPIRGLLCTTSLWLKDRYNDFKAMVYNPSTGQTITLPNLITRRDEARTYLGYDPINKQVKVLCMSLCSRLWNAKDHQVLTLGVRNMSWRKIQCSLPHYPISAGICINGVLYYIADQNKTTPKPRFPKPYTVVCFDVLSEKFTFINQGLDNKVKWSSTLINYTGKLGVLRHDHFGRTTTNLELWVLDDIEKHKWLIKIHVFPPLWRKLGPSTRLNIVGMTSNGEFVFSAAFLRDPFYIFYYNVEKNTIVRVEIQGIGPVSRQDIYTFIDHAEDIKRM, encoded by the coding sequence ATGAGACTGCGGCAGAAGCACGTCTCCCAGGAGGAGAATGGCCATACTCTACCATTTGATCTCTTTGATGAAATATTCTCGAGACTATCGGCGAAAACTATAGCGAGGTGTCGTTGCGTGTCGAAGCTCTGGTCTTCCATTCTCCACCGTCCAGATTTCACTGACCGGTTTCTAAAAATATCTTCGGCTCGTCCGCAACTCTTGTTCACCTTCAAACTCAACGGTAAGTGGCTCTTCTTCTCGTCACCTCAACCTCAAAATCTAGACGAGAACTCGTCTCTTTTAGCCACCAATCATCATATGTGTTTCCGCACTAGACCGGGTTCATGTGGGATCAATGTCCCTATTCGTGGCTTGCTCTGTACTACATCTCTGTGGCTTAAAGATAGATATAATGATTTCAAGGCAATGGTTTATAACCCTAGCACAGGACAGACCATAACATTACCCAACTTGATAACAAGGAGGGATGAAGCGAGAACCTATTTAGGGTATGATCCCATCAACAAACAAGTCAAAGTATTGTGCATGTCACTTTGTAGTCGGCTTTGGAATGCGAAAGATCATCAAGTTCTGACACTAGGAGTTCGAAATATGTCGTGGAGAAAGATTCAATGTTCCCTACCCCATTACCCGATAAGTGCTGGAATTTGTATCAATGGAGTCTTGTATTATATAGCCGATCAGAACAAGACGACTCCGAAACCTAGGTTTCCAAAACCTTATACCGTCGTTTGCTTTGATGTTCTGTCCGAGAAGTTCACATTTATTAACCAAGGTCTAGACAATAAAGTTAAGTGGAGCTCAACTCTGATAAATTACACTGGTAAATTAGGTGTACTTCGTCATGATCATTTCGGCAGAACTACTACAAATCTTGAATTGTGGGTTCTAGATGATATTGAGAAACATAAATGGTTGATAAAAATCCACGTGTTTCCGCCTCTGTGGAGAAAGCTTGGACCATCTACAAGGTTGAACATTGTCGGGATGACGAGTAATGGTGAATTTGTGTTTTCTGCGGCCTTTCTACGTGATCCTTTCTACATTTTCTACTACAATGTGGAGAAGAATACTATCGTAAGAGTTGAAATCCAAGGAATTGGACCTGTTAGTCGTCAAGACATTTACACTTTTATTGACCACGCAGAAGATATCAAACGTATGTGA
- the LOC104733951 gene encoding GATA zinc finger domain-containing protein 4-like — protein sequence MSGSLATATVTAAAPAHDKPYGITQIRAYIPVQLDLKKLNYDIWRELFETHCSSFGVLGHLDGSSAPPPADETQWKEWDNLVKMWIYGTVSEQLDTILKAKSTARDLWLTLEALFRDNKEAQSIQYDNELRTLVIGDMSVTDYTHKLKTLADLLANVDAPVTDRALVMHMLNGLSAKFDSIINVIQHHSPFPSFIKARSMLLMEEKRLSKQTPQIAEHNTDSSSQSVLYTQSDQPQQRQQHYNNNNSGQNNNNNKPRGRGGRGNRGRGRYNNNNWQNNSYAAPPWSCPQAPWMFPNAYNVPPGVPPPYYTPPMHPPSAPHGSFPHRPHGEALYTHGVPSFIS from the coding sequence ATGTCGGGCTCACTGGCAACCGCGACTGTCACCGCGGCCGCTCCCGCTCATGATAAGCCCTACGGGATCACACAGATCCGGGCTTATATACCGGTCCAACTTGATCTCAAAAAGTTGAACTATGACATCTGGCGTGAGCTCTTTGAGACTCACTGTAGCAGCTTCGGTGTCCTTGGACATCTTGATGGCTCCTCTGCCCCGCCTCCTGCCGATGAGACGCAGTGGAAGGAATGGGACAATCTTGTGAAAATGTGGATTTACGGCACTGTGTCTGAACAACTCGACACAATTCTTAAGGCCAAGTCCACGGCTCGTGATTTATGGCTCACTCTTGAAGCCCTGTTTCGTGACAACAAAGAAGCTCAGTCTATCCAGTATGATAATGAGCTTCGTACCCTTGTGATCGGAGACATGTCCGTCACTGACTACACGCACAAGTTGAAGACACTTGCTGATCTTCTCGCAAATGTTGACGCCCCAGTTACAGACCGTGCCTTGGTGATGCACATGCTTAATGGACTGTCTGCAAAATTTGACAGTATCATTAATGTCATTCAACATCACTCGCCGTTTCCCTCTTTCATCAAGGCCCGCTCTATGCTTCTCATGGAAGAGAAGAGACTCTCCAAGCAGACTCCGCAGATCGCAGAACACAATACTGACTCCTCGTCTCAGAGTGTCCTGTACACACAGTCTGACCAACCTCAACAACGCCAGCAacactacaacaacaacaactccggccagaacaacaacaacaacaaacctcGTGGTCGTGGTGGTCGCGGAAACAGAGGTCGTGGTcgctacaacaacaacaattggCAGAACAACTCCTATGCCGCACCACCTTGGTCGTGTCCTCAGGCTCCATGGATGTTCCCCAACGCTTACAACGTGCCACCCGGGGTCCCACCGCCCTACTACACACCACCGATGCATCCCCCCTCTGCTCCGCATGGTTCCTTTCCGCATCGACCGCATGGCGAGGCTCTCTACACTCATGGTGTTCCATCTTTTATCTCATGA